GCCATGCGGAGCTTGGCTTCGTAGGCGTAACCCTGGATTTCGCAGGTGGCAATGGGGTCGGGCACGATGCTGCCGTCGGGGTAGATGAGCGCGTCGCCGGAGTCTTTCCAGCCCTGGTTTTTCACGCCCTGCGAGCTGCGGGTTGTAAAGGCATAAAAGTGCTTGGGGCCGGGATGGCCGTCGCGGTCCATCCAGACCATGGTGCGCCGGGCGGCGTCCAGATGCTGCAGCATGGTGGCCTTGTCACCCGTCCAGTGGAGAAATTCGGAAAGGACGATGACATAGAAGGGCGAGGTGTTGAACGAACCGTAGTAGCGGCCTTGCGGGCGGTAGTTCAACACCGAGAGCGGCCCGGTGTGGGCCTCATGCAGCATCTTGCCGGGCTGCTCATCGCGCCAGTTGTCGGTGCGCTGGCCCTGCAGCTCGCGCAGCACCTGCAGCGAGCCGCGCAGAATGTCGGGCGCGAGCAGCGCCGACTGCCAGGCGGCGGTAAGAATGTCGCGGCCGAAAGTGGCCACGTAGTTGGGAATGCCCGCGGCTGGAACCCAGCCGTCCGCGCGGTCAAGATCGAACAGGCGCAGGCTGGCGAGATCGTGCCGCGCGCGCTCGACCGCCCGCTCGACGGTGCTGAGCGGCTGCGGGCGGGGCGTGATCTGGGTGGTGGCCTCGAGATAGGCGGTTTGCCGTGGGTCGCGATATTCGAGCTGGTAGCAGCCCCGGGCGGGTTCCAGCTTGCGTTTTTCGATCCGTGCGGCGAGCTCGAGGCAAACGTGGGCGGTGGCTCCGGGCGCCAGGCGCACTTGCCAGCGCACGCCATGGCGATCGAGCCGGGCGCCGGCGGGGACGCCGTGCAAGCGCAACTCGACGCCGCGCTCCAGATGGCAGCCGCGATGATGAGCTTTGTAGCTCCAACGCAGGTGGATCAGCTCGGGGCTGTGTTCGCTCTGCCGGAGGAGCGAGCCTTTTTGCCGGCGCTCGCCACTCAGTACCTCATCCAGGCCGGCGAAATCGGCATCCAGTTCCAGCCGCACCTGCACAAGCTGCTCCTGGATGGTGAAGTTGGTGATGTCGGCGTCCTGATGCAGCCCGTCACTCAGCACCGTCGCCAGGCGGAGCTCGATGGTTTCTTCCGTGGCGCCGCGCGCATGACCTTTGTGCCGGGTTGCGCCGGAGTAGGCCGGGAGCCGGCGCTGGGGTTGGGCGATGGCGTAGACCAGAATTGAGTTCTGGTGGACGGTGCTTGCCTCGACGGTGTACAGCTCATGCTGCAGGTTCCAGACCAGGCGCGAGAGCACGCGGGTCTCGTGGATAAAGACGCCATGCTGGTCGACATCGGTGATCATGCCTTCACGGTCGCAGATCAGCACGGTGCGGGATTGGGAAGCATTGAGCTGGTGCGGGCGGGTCTGGAGCCGGATAAGGTCGGAACGGGGTGTATCGCGGGATTCCACACCTGATGGGATGCCCGGTGCATACGTGGTGTTTTCAAGGCGCGTATACTGGGGCAATGGCGGATGCAGGTCATCCGAAGCTGAGTGTCTGGAATACTTATCGGCTGTTCTATGGCCAGTTCCGCACTCATTTTCTCGCGACGGGCGCGATTGCGCCCAGCGGCGGGGCGCTGGCGGCGGAGATGACGGCGCCGCTGGCCAAGGCCAGGGGCCTCCGGTCCTTACGCGTTCTGGAAGTGGGCGCCGGCACAGGCGTCTTCACGCGCGCCATTTTGCGCCACTTGGGCGCGGGCGACAGCCTGGATATTTGCGAGATCAACCCCGCCTTTCAACCCGTGCTGGAGGCGCGGCTGCAGCAGGCGCGAGTAGAGGAGCGAGGGATTGCCTGCACTATCCACTTTGGCGATATTTGCACCTGGGAGCCAAGGCCAGAATTCGATTTCATCATCTCCGGCCTGCCACTGAATAATTTCAGCCCGGATCTGGTAGCGCGCATTTTGAGCCTGCTCGGCGGACTGCTGCTGCCCGGTGGGGTGCTCTCCTACTTTGAATATCTGTACGTCCGGAGGGTCAAGGCGGCGTTTGTGCGCAACGAGACCGAACGTGCACGCCTGCGCGCGGTGGGCTCGGTGGTCGACTGCTTTTTGCACAACCACACCAGCCGCGCGGTACCGGTGGCGCTGAATTTTCCGCCCGCGATGGCACGCCACGTCTGGGCCCGGCGAGCGCGGATTGACAAAGCCGCGCCGGTTCACTAGAGTATAAGATTGTCCGGGCGTAGTCCCTCCTGTAGCCCCGTCTCTACTGAGGCTGGGGCATCACTGTGACTAGAAGAAAGGGAATTGGCAAGCGAGAACCATGAGCACGTATTTTCCCAGTAGCAAGACGGTCGAGCCGCATTGGTACGTGGTCGATGCCGAAGGCGAGGTCCTCGGGCGCTTTGCCTCGCGCGTCGCGCAGCTTCTGCGCGGCAAGAACGCACCCCATTACACGCCCTTTATGGATACGGGCGAACACGTGGTAATCATCAACGCCGCCAAGATCCGGGTGACAGGGAACAAAGTCGAGGACAAGGAATACCACCACTTCACCGGCACCGCCGGCGGGCTGAAAACGGCCACACTGCGCGTCCGCATGGCCAAGCATCCGGAAGAGGTGGTCCGGGATGCGGTGGAGGGCATGCTGCCCAAGACCAAGTTCGGCAAGCATCTCTGCAGCAAGTTAAAGGTGTATCGTGGCGCCGAGCATCCCCATACGGCGCAGCAGCCAGAAGCGGTGAAGCTGACCAAACAGCGCGCCGCAGGAGCATAGCAAGTTTTTATGGCAGACCTCGTTCAATACCAGGCAACCGGCCGGCGCAAAACGTCGGTGGCGCGGGTAATTCTGCGCCCTGGCAGCGGCCAGCGCAAAATCAATGGCAAGGCCTACGGCGCCTACTTCGGCACGCCTACGCGCGAGCTGCTGGCGAACCGGCCGCTGACCATCGCCGCCATGGCGGATCAGTACGATGTGCTGGCCAACGTGCGCGGCGGCGGCGTCAACAGCCAGAGCGGCGCGGTGGCGCTGGGCGTGGCCCGTGCGCTGCTGCTGCTCAATCCGGAATTGCGCGCCAAGCTGCGCGCCGCCGGGCTGCTGACGCGGGATTCAAGGATGAAGGAACGCAAGAAGTACGGACAGAAAGGGGCGCGCAAGCGCTTCCAATTCTCCAAGCGGTAGAGGGAGAGAAAGTGGCTTACGTCGAGCCCAGCGGGGTGGCCGACCACCGGGAGGCCCGGGGCGCAGCCCCGCAAGACGGCGCGAGCCGCTGCAAACTTCGATAGGAGGGTACTTGGCATCCATTAGCATGAAAGAGCTGCTCGAGGCGGGGGTTCACTTCGGGCACCAAACCAAACGCTGGAACCCCAAAATGAAGGAATACATTTTTGGCGAGCGCAACGGCATCTACATTGTCGATTTGCAGAAGACGCTGAAGATGTTCAAAGAGGCCTCGGCGTTCGTGCAGGAACAATGCGCGCAAGGCAAAATCGTATTGTTCGTGGGCACCAAGCGCCAGGCGCAGGATGCCATTGCCGAAGAAGCCACCCGCGCCGGCATGTTCTACGTCAATCAGCGCTGGCTGGGCGGCCTGCTCACCAACTGGGTGACCATTCAAAAGTCCATCAACCGGCTCAAGGAGCTGGATGCGATGGCCACCGACGGCCGCTACGAGCAGTTGCCGAAAAAAGAAGTCATCAAGCTGGAGCGCGAGCGCAAGCACCTGCACACCAACCTGGCGGGGATCCGCGACATGCCCGGTCTGCCAGATGTGATTTTCGTGATTGACTCGAACAAGGAACAGATTGCGGTGGCGGAGGCGCGCAAGCTGGGCATTCCGGTCGTGGCGGTGGTCGACACCAACTGCGACCCGTCCGCGGTGGATCATGTGATTCCCGGCAATGACGATGCCCTGCGGGCCATCCGGCTGTTCACCAGCCGCATCGCCGATGCCTGCGCCGAAGGCCGCAACCTGCACACTTCGGGCGGTCAGGCGCCGGCCGACGGCGCGCCGCCGGAAGCGGCCGGTGACGGCGAGGCCACCCCCGCCGAAAGCGGTGAAGATGAGTCCGAAATCGAGGCCCGCAAGGGGCCCGAGCCGGAGGCGGCCGAATTCCACGACAGCCGCATCTCCGATACGCCGCAAGCGGCGCCGGCGCGGTAAGGGATTGTTGATGTCTGCGACTATGGAAATTTCTGCTGCTCAAGTGAAAGCCCTGCGGGAGCGGACCAGCGCTCCCATGATGGAGTGCAAGCGCGCGCTGACGGAAGCCGGCGGTGATATGGAAAAGGCGGAGATGGTGCTGCTCAAGCGCGGCATTGCGGCCGCCGCCAAAAAAGCCACCCGCACCGCCGCGGAAGGCTCCATCGGCAGCTACATTCATGCCGGCGGCAAGCTGGGCGTGCTGGTGGATGTGGCCTGCGAAAGCGATTTTGTGGCGCGCACGGTCGAATTTCAGGAGCTGGTGCACGATTTGGCGATGCATATTGCCGCCGCCGGGCCGGCCTATCTGACGCGCGAGGAGGTGCCCGCCGAGGCGCTCGAAGCCGAGCGTGCGAAGTTGCGCGAGCAGGCGGTGACGGTGAATGCCGGCAAACCCGCTGCCATTCTCGATAAGATCGTCGAAGGCAAGATGGCGAAATTCTACGAAGAGCACTGCCTCGCCGAGCAGCACTTCATCAAGGATGACAAGCTCACGATTGCCGAGCTGGTGGCGGCGAAAGTGGCCAAGCTGGGCGAGAAGATCGAAGTCCGGCGCTTCTGCCGCTTCAAGACCGGCGACGAACCCTCGGCCTGAGTACGCCCATGGCCAGCGCCTATAAGCGGGTTCTGCTCAAGTTGTCCGGTGAGGCGCTGGCGGGCGAGCAGCAGTTGGGTATTTCGCCCGAGCGCATGGACGCCATCGCGGGTGAGATCGTCACCGCCGCGCAGGCCGGCGTACAAATCGCCCTTGTCCTCGGTGGCGGCAATTTCTTCCGGGGCGTGGCCTTGCAGGCCAAGCACATGGACCGCGTCGCCGCCGATCAGATGGGCATGCTGGCGACGGTGATCAACGGCCTGGCGATGCAGGATGCGCTCGAGCGCCGTGGTCTGGATACCCGGGTGATGAGCGCCATCGAGATGAATCAGGTTGCCGAGCGCTTCATCCGCCGGCGCGCCATCCGCCACCTGGAAAAGGGCCGCTGCGTGATTTTCGTGGGCGGCACCGGCAGCCCCTACTTTTCCACCGACACCGCCGCCGCCCTGCGCGCCATGGAAATCCACGCGGAAGCGATTCTCAAGGGCACCAAGGTGGACGGCATCTACGACGCCGATCCCACCCTGAACCCCACGGCCACGCGCTTTCCTGCCATCGACTACCAGGAGTTCATCCGCCGCAACCTGCGCGTGATGGACATTGCCGCGGTCTCGCTGTGCCAGGACAATCACCTGCCCGTGATTGTGTTCAGCCTGCTGCAGCCCGGCAACATCATCAAAGTCGCCCGGGGCGAGCCGGTGGGCTCGCGCATCGGTCCGCAATCGCAATCCGGAGCTGCCTCATGAGTCCTGCACCGAAGTCTCCTGCCGCCGCCAGTGCGTCGGTTCCCGCGCTGCGTCCCGTTTTCCAGCAGCTTACGCAGCGGATGGAGTCAACCGCCAACGATTTCCGCAACGCCCTGGCCGCGATTCGCACCGGCCGGGCCTCGGTGCATTTGCTCGATACCGTGCGCGCCGAATATTACGGCACCGAGATGCCGCTGAATCAGTTGGCTACCATCAACGCGCCCGAGCCGCAGATGCTGACGGTGCAGCCCTTTGATGTTTCCGCGCTGCCGGCGATTGAAAAGGCGATCCGCACGGCCGATTTGGGCCTCAATCCCGGCAACGACGGCAAACTCATCCGCATTCCGATTCCGCCGCTCACCGCTGAGCGCCGTCAGAGTCTGGTCAAAGCGCTACATAAAATCCTCGAAGACCATCGCACCGGTCTGCGCAACATCCGCCGTGATGGCAACGAGGCGGTGAAGAAGCTGAAGACGGCCAAGTCCATCGGTGAGGACGATGAAAAGCGCGCCCTTGACGACGTGCAGAAACTCACCGAAGCCGAGCAGGCCAAAATCGACGAAATGGCCGCCGCCAAGGAAAAAGAAATCACCACACTCTAGTGGCTCGCCACTTTTTGCCCTGGTCGCTCCCGTTGGTCGCTTGGAGTGCAGGCTTCGATTCCCGGCAGGGTCCGCCCGCTGGCGCTCAGGGCTCCTCCAAAGGCGTTGATGGGTGGTGGGTGGTGCGCCGGAAGGAGTCAGCCTTAGAGCAAAACCAGACTTGGTGTAGCACGCTCGGTCGGAGTGCGTGCGGCTTCTCCTGGTGTCGAAGCCGCAAACGACCCGGGCCGCCCGGCTATAGCAGGTCTGGTTTTGCTCTAGCGGGCGGCGACGGCACCAGCCGCGCTCAGGTCGAAGCGGTCGCCGAGTTTGGGGATGGCGGTGGAGATGCCACGCGCCTCGATGTCGTGGGCCAGCACGGCGGCGGCTTTGGGCTCGCCATGAACCAGCAGCACTTTGCCGGGTTTGCCGCCGGCCTGAGCCCAGGCCAGAAGGTCGTCGTGGTCGGCGTGGGCGGAAAAGCCGCCGATGGTAGTCACCTTGGCCCGGACGGCAACCGGCTCGCCATAAATCCTGATCTCTCGGGCGCCATCAATGACCTGCCGCGCGGGCGTGCCGTGGGAGGCGTAGCCGACGAAGATGATGTGGTTGCGGGCGTCGCCGAGATTGTTCGCCAGGTGATGCAGAATGCGGCCGCCGGTGGCCATGCCGGAGCCGGCCATGATGACGGCGCCGCGCGCCTTGGCGATGGCCTTGGAGGCGTCCGTGGTGCGCGTGAACTGCAGCCTGGGCAGGGCAAACGGATCCGTGCCCGCCGCCAGCAGCGCCTTCATTTCGGGATTGAAGTACTCGGGATGGCGGCGGAAGACCTCCGTCGCTGAGATCGCCATGGGCGAATCCAGAAAGACCGGGGTGTCGGCGGGGAGGGCGTGGTCTTCGACCATCTGCCGCAGGTAGTAGAGCAAATCCTGCGCGCGCTCCAGCGCGAAGGTGGGGATGACGACGTTGCCGCCCTCGCTCACGGTCGCCTGCACCGCAGCGCGGAATTCGGCGATCGATTCGGCCTGGGAGCGATGGTTGCGGTCGCCATAGGTCGATTCCATGACCACGACATCCGCGGGCAGCGCGGGATCGGGCGGATTCAGGATGGGCTTGTTGCGGTTGCCCAGGTCACCGCTGAAGATGACGCGCCGGCGTTCGCTGCCTTCTTCCAGTTCGAGCAGAATCCAGGCCGAGCCGAGAATGTGTCCGGCTTTATAGAACGTCGCCCGCACCCCGGGGGCGACCTCGCGCGCGGCGCCGTGCGCCATCGCGCCTTCAAACTGACCCAGCGCGGTCTGGACGTCCGCGGCGCCAAACAGCGCCGGAAAATGATAGCGCCGCATCTCTTCTTCCTGCAGCCCGGCGGCATCCTGCAGCACCAGCTTGGCCAGATCCACCGTGCCGGCGGTGGTGAGGATGCGTCCGCGGAAGCCTTGCTTCACCAGGATCGGGATGCGGCCGCAGTGATCCAGGTGCGCGTGCGTCAGCAGCAGCAGGTTGATTTTGGCCGGGTCAAATCCGAACGGCTCGCCGTTTTCTTCATGCAGTTTGCGGCTGCCCTGGAACATGCCGCAATCGATCAGAATCTGCTGCTTGCCAACATGCAGCAAATGGCATGAACCGGTGACATCGCTGGCAGCGCCGTGAAAGCTGATTTGCATGCCTTCATTAGGCACGAAAAAAGCCGCGGATGCCAGAGGCATCCGCGGGTGGCTCACCACTTTTGCCCTGGTCGCTCCCGGTTAGCGCCCGCCACCACCGCCACGGCGGCGGCGCGGCTTGGGCCAGTTGGCAAGCTGGGCAGGGGTGCAGAGCGCCTGCGCATCCTTAGTCGCCTGGCCGAAGATTTGGCGCATTTGCGAGCGGTCGCCATCGCGCATGGCCTGCATGGCCTGGGTGTTGGCTTTCTCGTAAATGGCTTCCATCTTGGTTTTCTGGTCTGGGGTGAGATGAACGGAGCGGTCGATGCGCGCCACCGTCATCTTGGCGCGTTCGGCCGGAGACATATTGCGCCGGCCTTGCTGTGCGGCAACGGCGGCGCCGGAAGGTGAGGGGGCAGGCATGGAGGCGGGGGCGGCCGCCCAGGCCGAGAGGGCGCCGCAAGCCAACAGGGCGGCAGCGGCAAGGAATGGCGAACGTTTCATGAAATCCTCCAGTGGGCCAGAGCGGAACCCGCTGGATCTGGCGCCAGTTCAACTACGGAATATATCCCGACCATGTTACATCGCAGGCACCCAGCGCGGCTTCGCCGCGCGGCCCGCTCCCTGCGCCCGGGAGCCCGCTGCGGCGGGGGCTCCATTGCCCCGCCTTTGCTTTGCCTAGATCCAGACCACGGCGACCAGCGCCACGGTCAGGCCGACCTCGGCCACCGTGACCCAGCGCCCGCCGCCATCCAGCCAATGCATCGCACCGCTGATCTTTTCGCGAAAGCTCCGGCCGAGCAGCAAATACAGGCCCACCCAGACCAGACTTGACAGCAACGACACTACGATGAAGCGGCCGATGGGCGTGCCTTGGAAGCCGTAAATCACGTAGGCGGCGCTGCGCAGGGGCGGCAGGAACTTGGCGCCCAGCACCAGCTCCGGCGAGAGGTGAAAGTGGAGATGATGCAGCCCGATCCAGTGAATCAGCACGTCCCGTCCGGCCTGGCTCACGAGGTAGAGGATGAGATCATTGACCAGCATGCCCACCACGCCTGCGATCGCCATCCGTACCAGCCCGTAGGCTTCGCCGATGGTCGAGGCGGCGAGCGCGATCATGGCCTCGCCGGGCAAGGCGAGCCAGGCTTCCACACTGAGCGCAAGGACGAGACCAAAAACGGGGTGCTGACGGATGAAGCGGAGCAACGCGGGTACCTCTATCGTAGTCCGCTTGCATGTAGGTTGCCACCGGCACCCACGCTGATTGGCGAGGCCTTGCGCCTTTCGTTTGCAGAGCTGAGCGCAATTTCTTCCGTAGTGCCGCGCAACCGGAGCGCAGAAGCAGAACGGCGCGAGCCGGTGCTACACTGGTAGCAGCGGCGCATCCAGCGTTTCACGTGCGGCGCTTTACTCTAACCCTGGGAGGTTCGCCATGGCGGGTCGTTCTGGTCCGACTTTCCAAAAACGGCAAAAAGAAAAACAGCGTCAGGAGCGTCAGCGCGAGAAAATCGAGCGCCGCTCCGCCCGCAAGCAGGATCGGGCAGCCGGGGTTCCGAGTTCGAACAACGAAATCGACTACAGCTTCAACCCCTACGAGGGCATGGACGAGCTCACCGATGAGGTCATCGACCGCACCGTCGATGAATTACTGCCACCGCCGCATACTCAGGAACAGCAGTAGGCGGCTCGCCCCGACCGTTTAGTGGACTTTACCCGCCCGAATGGCGGCGATGAGCTGCAGTGCCTGCGGCAAGCTGTAGCCGCACGAGGGATCCTTGACGCGGCAGGTCGCCAGCGACCATTCGCAGCCACAGGTGCAGGCCTGCGTATTCAGCTTGGCCAGGACGAGGCTGCGCTGCGCCGGCGTGAGTTTCTGAAGTGCCGCCGCGATGCCCGGAATATTCATCGTGCCCACTTTGCCATCCGGTGAGAGCGCATCTACGCGCGCGACCTTGATCTTGGTAGGCAGACCCAGCAATGTCCGCACTTCGGTGTTGAACACCGCGTAGGGATTGGCGCCATGGTTGCGCTGCTGCAACATGCCGTGGGGATCGATCACCCAGGTCACCGGGATCGAGTTGATGGGTCCGAAGCGTTTTTGCACCGCCGGGGAGGCGATGGCCACCGGATAATTGATGCCCAGCGCCGCCGCTTTTTTGGCAACCGCAGCCGGTGGCAGCTCGTCCACCGACAGGCCTACCACCTGCAGTTTGCCGGCGTATTCACGCTGCAGGCGTTCGAACTCGGGAATTTCCATCCGGCACGGGCCGCACCACGTGGCCCAGAAATTCAGCAGTACCACCTTGCCGCGCAGCGCCGCCAGGCTGACGTGCTCGCCATTGAGGGTGGTAACGGAAAGATTGGGCACCGGCCGCGGGTGTTCAAACAGGTAGACTTCCGGCTCTGGCTGCGGTGGCATCGACTGGCGCGGGGCCTGGCGTGGCTGCGCCGCGCCACCCGCTTGGCGCTCGGCCGAGCTGGGGGCCCCGAGATCCCCAGCCCGGCCTCCGCGCTGCGCCGCCAGCGCCGCCGCCAGAAAAACCACCGCCGCTGCCAGCTTGCCCGCTCGACTTACGTGCATGCTCTTATTTTAACGTCCGCGCCGTTCCTCAGAAGTGCCAGGCGAGACCTACGTCCGGGATGGGCATGTTGTTCCATTTCTTGATGCCGATCAGGCCAAAGTCGGGAACGCGGTAGATGATGTCGCGGTACTCCAGCAGCAAGCTGAGCTGCGAGGTCAGTTTCCAGTCAAGTCCGGCGCCCAGGTCGATGCCCGCCCGGACTTGTGGCCCCGCGCCCGGCGTGTTGTTGCCCCCCGTCGGCACGTAGTGGATGACACTCACGCCGCCCAAAAAAAATGGGCGGATGCTGCCCTGCGTAGGGATCGCGCGCACGTAATCCATGCTGTAGGTTTGATCGTTGAATTTGACCGAAAGATTGGAACCGTAGGTTTGCGTGGGCCGCGCGAACGAGTATCGGAATTCAAACGCGTTTGAGTCGTTGCCGAACACCTCAACCCCAAGCTGGAAGCCGCCCACGTTGGTGGTGCTGAGGGCGTTGCTGTTGGCGGTGGTGGCCTTGGCGAACTGCATCGAGCCGGCGGCGAGAATAGCGAACCGGCCGCCCCAAACCGAGGGCGATTGCTGGCCCGGTTGAGGCACGTTGGTGGCGACCGGCGGATTTACCTGCGCCCCAGCGCTGCCCGCCAAGCCGAAGGCGACGAGCGCGATCACGCCCGCCCCGCGTTTCATCCATGGGTACAGATTGCACATACGGGGATTCTACGATGGTTTGCGGTGCCGCTACGCTAGGGGAAACTTCCCGTATACTGACTTGCGGCCATGCTCACGATAGCGGCGATTGACTTTTTAAATGCGGCACCGCTGATGTGGGGGCTGGAGGGCGATGCCCGCTTCCGCCTGCGGCATTCGCTGCCTTCGGCCTGCGCCGAGGGCTTGCGCGACGGCAGCGCCGATCTGGGCGTGATTCCGGTCATCGAGCTGGCGCGCATCTCCAACCTCGTGGGCCTGGATGGGCTGGGCGTGGCCTCGTGCGACGGCGAGGGCGAAGCCGCGGATGTCCGCAGCATTCTGCTGATCAGCCGCCGTCCGCTGGCCGAAGTGAAAACGCTGGCACTGGATCGCGCCTCGCGTACCTCCGCTGCGCTGGTACAAATTCTGCTGCGGCATCGCTTTGGCGCCCACTTTACCACGACGCCGGGCGACGCCGACTGGCGCCGCGCGCTGGAACGGGCGGATGCGACGTTGCTGATCGGCGATCCCGCGCTGAAGCTGCGCATCAGCGGCGATGCCGAAGGCGCCTTTGAGGTCCAAGACCTGGCGCGGGTATGGCGGGCCTGGACGGGGTTGCCCTTCGTGTTTGCGCTGTGGGGCATTCGCGCTTCCGCGTTCGCGCCCCACCGTGACTGGCTGCCGCAGCGGCTGCAGCAGGCGCTGGCCGAGGGGCTGGCGCAGCGCGAGGATTTGGTCGCCTCCTGGTCGCCGC
The nucleotide sequence above comes from Acidobacteriota bacterium. Encoded proteins:
- a CDS encoding elongation factor Ts; this encodes MEISAAQVKALRERTSAPMMECKRALTEAGGDMEKAEMVLLKRGIAAAAKKATRTAAEGSIGSYIHAGGKLGVLVDVACESDFVARTVEFQELVHDLAMHIAAAGPAYLTREEVPAEALEAERAKLREQAVTVNAGKPAAILDKIVEGKMAKFYEEHCLAEQHFIKDDKLTIAELVAAKVAKLGEKIEVRRFCRFKTGDEPSA
- a CDS encoding 50S ribosomal protein L13 yields the protein MSTYFPSSKTVEPHWYVVDAEGEVLGRFASRVAQLLRGKNAPHYTPFMDTGEHVVIINAAKIRVTGNKVEDKEYHHFTGTAGGLKTATLRVRMAKHPEEVVRDAVEGMLPKTKFGKHLCSKLKVYRGAEHPHTAQQPEAVKLTKQRAAGA
- a CDS encoding MBL fold metallo-hydrolase: MQISFHGAASDVTGSCHLLHVGKQQILIDCGMFQGSRKLHEENGEPFGFDPAKINLLLLTHAHLDHCGRIPILVKQGFRGRILTTAGTVDLAKLVLQDAAGLQEEEMRRYHFPALFGAADVQTALGQFEGAMAHGAAREVAPGVRATFYKAGHILGSAWILLELEEGSERRRVIFSGDLGNRNKPILNPPDPALPADVVVMESTYGDRNHRSQAESIAEFRAAVQATVSEGGNVVIPTFALERAQDLLYYLRQMVEDHALPADTPVFLDSPMAISATEVFRRHPEYFNPEMKALLAAGTDPFALPRLQFTRTTDASKAIAKARGAVIMAGSGMATGGRILHHLANNLGDARNHIIFVGYASHGTPARQVIDGAREIRIYGEPVAVRAKVTTIGGFSAHADHDDLLAWAQAGGKPGKVLLVHGEPKAAAVLAHDIEARGISTAIPKLGDRFDLSAAGAVAAR
- a CDS encoding TlpA family protein disulfide reductase, which translates into the protein MHVSRAGKLAAAVVFLAAALAAQRGGRAGDLGAPSSAERQAGGAAQPRQAPRQSMPPQPEPEVYLFEHPRPVPNLSVTTLNGEHVSLAALRGKVVLLNFWATWCGPCRMEIPEFERLQREYAGKLQVVGLSVDELPPAAVAKKAAALGINYPVAIASPAVQKRFGPINSIPVTWVIDPHGMLQQRNHGANPYAVFNTEVRTLLGLPTKIKVARVDALSPDGKVGTMNIPGIAAALQKLTPAQRSLVLAKLNTQACTCGCEWSLATCRVKDPSCGYSLPQALQLIAAIRAGKVH
- a CDS encoding methyltransferase domain-containing protein, which encodes MGCPVHTWCFQGAYTGAMADAGHPKLSVWNTYRLFYGQFRTHFLATGAIAPSGGALAAEMTAPLAKARGLRSLRVLEVGAGTGVFTRAILRHLGAGDSLDICEINPAFQPVLEARLQQARVEERGIACTIHFGDICTWEPRPEFDFIISGLPLNNFSPDLVARILSLLGGLLLPGGVLSYFEYLYVRRVKAAFVRNETERARLRAVGSVVDCFLHNHTSRAVPVALNFPPAMARHVWARRARIDKAAPVH
- a CDS encoding 30S ribosomal protein S9 gives rise to the protein MADLVQYQATGRRKTSVARVILRPGSGQRKINGKAYGAYFGTPTRELLANRPLTIAAMADQYDVLANVRGGGVNSQSGAVALGVARALLLLNPELRAKLRAAGLLTRDSRMKERKKYGQKGARKRFQFSKR
- the rpsB gene encoding 30S ribosomal protein S2 — protein: MASISMKELLEAGVHFGHQTKRWNPKMKEYIFGERNGIYIVDLQKTLKMFKEASAFVQEQCAQGKIVLFVGTKRQAQDAIAEEATRAGMFYVNQRWLGGLLTNWVTIQKSINRLKELDAMATDGRYEQLPKKEVIKLERERKHLHTNLAGIRDMPGLPDVIFVIDSNKEQIAVAEARKLGIPVVAVVDTNCDPSAVDHVIPGNDDALRAIRLFTSRIADACAEGRNLHTSGGQAPADGAPPEAAGDGEATPAESGEDESEIEARKGPEPEAAEFHDSRISDTPQAAPAR
- a CDS encoding ribosome recycling factor — its product is MSPAPKSPAAASASVPALRPVFQQLTQRMESTANDFRNALAAIRTGRASVHLLDTVRAEYYGTEMPLNQLATINAPEPQMLTVQPFDVSALPAIEKAIRTADLGLNPGNDGKLIRIPIPPLTAERRQSLVKALHKILEDHRTGLRNIRRDGNEAVKKLKTAKSIGEDDEKRALDDVQKLTEAEQAKIDEMAAAKEKEITTL
- a CDS encoding amylo-alpha-1,6-glucosidase, whose product is MESRDTPRSDLIRLQTRPHQLNASQSRTVLICDREGMITDVDQHGVFIHETRVLSRLVWNLQHELYTVEASTVHQNSILVYAIAQPQRRLPAYSGATRHKGHARGATEETIELRLATVLSDGLHQDADITNFTIQEQLVQVRLELDADFAGLDEVLSGERRQKGSLLRQSEHSPELIHLRWSYKAHHRGCHLERGVELRLHGVPAGARLDRHGVRWQVRLAPGATAHVCLELAARIEKRKLEPARGCYQLEYRDPRQTAYLEATTQITPRPQPLSTVERAVERARHDLASLRLFDLDRADGWVPAAGIPNYVATFGRDILTAAWQSALLAPDILRGSLQVLRELQGQRTDNWRDEQPGKMLHEAHTGPLSVLNYRPQGRYYGSFNTSPFYVIVLSEFLHWTGDKATMLQHLDAARRTMVWMDRDGHPGPKHFYAFTTRSSQGVKNQGWKDSGDALIYPDGSIVPDPIATCEIQGYAYEAKLRMAELLFLAGERAEAARMLWQAHELKKRFNDVFWMPQENYFAMALDPRGRQVRSIGSDPGDALATGIIARDYVQATVDRLFAPDMFTEWGIRTLSSGHIAFNPYSYHRGSVWPAENAAIGVGLRRYGHTGHLAELMRAQMAIAERFQFVRFPEVMCGHRRSQAQPFPPVYPQSCSPQAWSAGAPVIFLQMLLGIYPYAPMEILFLDPHLPDWFPHCRLERLRVGQACLDIDFERTESGESRFQVTERSGHVRIIRQPSPWSVFASPQERIEDFVASLWAA
- a CDS encoding ABC transporter substrate-binding protein, producing MLTIAAIDFLNAAPLMWGLEGDARFRLRHSLPSACAEGLRDGSADLGVIPVIELARISNLVGLDGLGVASCDGEGEAADVRSILLISRRPLAEVKTLALDRASRTSAALVQILLRHRFGAHFTTTPGDADWRRALERADATLLIGDPALKLRISGDAEGAFEVQDLARVWRAWTGLPFVFALWGIRASAFAPHRDWLPQRLQQALAEGLAQREDLVASWSPRLRLPPEEIRRYLTANVTHRLTARHRAGLQRFFELAAADGHIPSAVLPELVAA
- a CDS encoding UMP kinase; protein product: MASAYKRVLLKLSGEALAGEQQLGISPERMDAIAGEIVTAAQAGVQIALVLGGGNFFRGVALQAKHMDRVAADQMGMLATVINGLAMQDALERRGLDTRVMSAIEMNQVAERFIRRRAIRHLEKGRCVIFVGGTGSPYFSTDTAAALRAMEIHAEAILKGTKVDGIYDADPTLNPTATRFPAIDYQEFIRRNLRVMDIAAVSLCQDNHLPVIVFSLLQPGNIIKVARGEPVGSRIGPQSQSGAAS